The Cryptomeria japonica chromosome 6, Sugi_1.0, whole genome shotgun sequence genomic interval AGAGTCCCGAGCTGGGTCCGAGCATGAACTACGAGAAGAGGGAGCTGGGTCAACAGAGAGGGAAGGAGGGGGTGGAGGAAAAGGGAAGGGGGTAGGTGGAGAAACCGAAGCGTGGGGGTTAGACAGAgtaattttattttccatttctttCATACATATCCTCCGAAGACACCATCTCAAAAGAAATACCTCTCagcatatattatatacatatatttgtttaCAAGTGTAGCGTGGAAACCCTAGATCGCCCTCTGTTTGCCTGTGTAGAGTGGACACCCTAGCTCTGtgtctctctcccttcctcccttgCACCTGCTTCACTAGTTTACCTGTATAGCGTGTAAACCCCAGACAGGTCTGTGTAGCGTTGAAACATGAGCTCCAAACTATTCTGCTCCATGTCCCTGCACCGCAGTCTGTTTCTGAAAACATTAACCCATTTTCGCTATAATTCCTCAGTTCTTGCAGAGAATAATGTTAGCAACAGCAATGCCCCTTCAAAAAATCTCTTCGCGCACTTCGTTACCACCAGATTTAACATATCTTCAGCCGACACCGTAAAAATGTTGAAAAGGGAGCCCTTATTGGGGCGACTCAAAATCCTGGATAAGGTCGAACAGCTCGCGGACATGCTCAACAGACACGGCTGCACCCAAGGTCAAATTGCAAACATAATCAGATTGCAGCCTTCGCTTATGTTGACAAGTGTGGAAAGAGTGCTGGAACCCAAGATTCAAGTGCTAAAAGATTTGGGCGCGGAGAGGGAAAATATACCCAAAATTGTAACCAAGTCTCCGAGGATCTTGACCTCTAAGCTGGAGACCCTCCGCTCCAACCTTGAATTTCTCAAGACTGTATTCCCGACCAACGATTTTCTGGTCAGAGCAATTATGAGAAACCCCGATATTCTTCGAATGAGCTTGCAGAAAGTCTTGAAACCCTCGGTTGCCTTGTGGGAGGGTTTCGGTTTTCGTGGAATAGAGTTCGTCAAGTTTTTGCTGTATAATCCTTGGGCTTTGATGCGCAGCTCTCTGACGCCTGGGCAACTTGATCTCATTCGCAAGATTGACATTCACAAGGAAAGCAAAATGTTCAAATACGTTGTGAGCATCGTCGCCAACAGACGCAGCCAAGTGTCAGAGGCCAAGATAGACACTCTTCAGCTTTGCGGTCTTTCGCCTGAAGAAGCCTGGGAATTAGTTAGGGTTAACCCTTCAATCCTCAGCATATCGGAGGAAAACATTAAGAAAAAGATGGACTTTATGTTCAATAACATGGGACTCTCTGTAGATTTTGTGACAAAGCATCCACGGATGTTTCTAATGAGTTTGGACAAGGTAATGAGGCCCAGGTTTTTGGTTCTGCAAAATATGACAGCAATGAATGGAGCGGGGGAGGTTAAGCCGACGCGAATCGGTACGGTATTGGCGATGACCGAGGCCAAGTTTGTTGCCCAGATCATAGAAAGGCACCCTGAATCCGCTGCCCTGTGGACTGTATATAAAACTGCCATTGCTGATGTATCAAAAAGCTCAAAGATAAAGAGGTTTTCAGATTTTagcatttgattttttttatttgttaaacCCGTGAGACTTTGAGTAACCACCTCAACACCTGGTATTGGCTAATGGGCACGTGAAATAGTTGCTATCCTGATCCTGTTTTTCCTGAGAGCACCAATTCCAGAGAACACGTGGAATGACCCAACTACTGCCAATCGAGGTATGCTTGTAAATTTTTAGATCTATATAATGACCATCTAATTAATTCAATTGAGTGTG includes:
- the LOC131035639 gene encoding uncharacterized protein LOC131035639; its protein translation is MSSKLFCSMSLHRSLFLKTLTHFRYNSSVLAENNVSNSNAPSKNLFAHFVTTRFNISSADTVKMLKREPLLGRLKILDKVEQLADMLNRHGCTQGQIANIIRLQPSLMLTSVERVLEPKIQVLKDLGAERENIPKIVTKSPRILTSKLETLRSNLEFLKTVFPTNDFLVRAIMRNPDILRMSLQKVLKPSVALWEGFGFRGIEFVKFLLYNPWALMRSSLTPGQLDLIRKIDIHKESKMFKYVVSIVANRRSQVSEAKIDTLQLCGLSPEEAWELVRVNPSILSISEENIKKKMDFMFNNMGLSVDFVTKHPRMFLMSLDKVMRPRFLVLQNMTAMNGAGEVKPTRIGTVLAMTEAKFVAQIIERHPESAALWTVYKTAIADVSKSSKIKRFSDFSI